The following are encoded together in the Myxococcales bacterium genome:
- the lpxB gene encoding lipid-A-disaccharide synthase, with product MLENLAGLDRYLFCSINEGWSRPPLDLFFGLFTNLGQGWLITLLGLAGLYLFDRKNFPKNFLVIAAVMLLGNWFVHLIKSWVARPRPLHDPGLGAIEAEAVKTQVLGWLPRWTIPLQPLDPRVIAGRFAELHIVGPKYGWRSYPSGHAAAAFGAAAALIYVYRRWWSWLLLVPAALVGLSRIYVGVHFPLDVLVGGAIGAVNSVVLLAWWRPYTGLGLRRPARRRPSVSPPGQPLVMLVAGEASADAYAANLIAAVRRLRPGARFVGVGGERTIAAGLRPIGKAEEIAIVGFTGVLTGLFALRRIYLGLLRVMDADRPDLLVCLDLPDFNLALANQAKGRGIPVLYYISPQVWAWRTGRIATIADRIDHLVPALPFEKDLYERRHVPVSYFGHPLLEINRPQYASREEARQAFGLALDRPVAVLAPGSRKNEIKYLAPVLAETARLLAAREPRLQFAVPLAPTVDEGWVRGIFAAAGVEITYTRGDFNDLLAGADLGVITSGTATLEAALAGLPHVIVYRGHPLNYAIARRVVQVDKIGLANIILGRTAFRELIQDECRPEIIVESVLALREGPEREAVRQACGELRRLLAPGEVSTRVAELALSMAAERPTGKTVHGE from the coding sequence GTGCTGGAAAATTTAGCCGGTCTGGATCGTTACCTATTCTGTTCCATCAACGAGGGGTGGTCGCGGCCACCCCTCGATTTGTTTTTCGGCCTGTTCACGAACCTGGGCCAGGGCTGGCTGATCACCTTGCTGGGTTTGGCGGGCCTCTATCTCTTCGACCGCAAGAATTTTCCGAAAAATTTTCTCGTCATCGCCGCCGTCATGCTGCTGGGCAACTGGTTCGTGCACCTGATCAAATCGTGGGTCGCCCGGCCGCGCCCGCTGCACGACCCGGGCCTCGGCGCGATCGAGGCCGAGGCAGTGAAGACGCAGGTGCTCGGTTGGCTGCCGCGCTGGACGATCCCGCTCCAGCCGCTCGATCCGCGGGTGATCGCCGGCCGGTTTGCCGAATTGCACATCGTCGGCCCGAAATACGGCTGGCGGTCATATCCGAGCGGCCATGCCGCCGCCGCCTTCGGCGCGGCCGCCGCGCTCATCTACGTGTATCGCCGCTGGTGGTCCTGGCTGCTGCTTGTCCCGGCGGCGCTGGTGGGCCTGAGCCGGATTTACGTCGGCGTGCATTTTCCGCTCGACGTGCTCGTCGGCGGGGCGATCGGCGCGGTGAACTCGGTGGTGTTGCTGGCCTGGTGGCGGCCGTATACCGGCCTGGGCCTGCGCCGGCCCGCCCGGCGGCGTCCGTCCGTCTCGCCTCCCGGTCAGCCGTTGGTGATGCTGGTGGCGGGCGAGGCCAGCGCCGACGCCTATGCCGCGAACCTGATCGCGGCGGTGCGGCGGCTGCGGCCCGGGGCGCGGTTCGTCGGCGTCGGCGGCGAGCGGACGATCGCGGCGGGCCTGCGACCGATCGGCAAGGCCGAGGAAATCGCGATCGTCGGGTTCACCGGCGTGCTGACCGGCCTGTTCGCCCTGCGACGCATCTACCTCGGGTTGCTCCGGGTGATGGACGCCGACCGGCCGGATCTGCTCGTCTGCCTGGATCTGCCCGACTTCAACCTGGCGCTGGCCAATCAAGCGAAGGGCCGGGGCATTCCGGTGCTGTACTACATCAGCCCGCAGGTTTGGGCCTGGCGCACCGGGCGGATCGCGACGATCGCCGATCGGATCGATCACCTGGTGCCGGCCCTACCGTTCGAAAAGGACCTCTACGAGCGGCGGCACGTGCCGGTAAGCTATTTCGGCCACCCGCTGCTGGAGATCAACCGACCGCAATACGCTTCCCGCGAGGAAGCCCGGCAGGCGTTCGGCCTGGCGCTCGACCGTCCCGTGGCGGTGCTGGCGCCCGGCAGCCGGAAAAACGAAATCAAGTACCTGGCGCCGGTGTTGGCCGAGACGGCGCGGCTGTTGGCGGCACGCGAGCCGCGGCTGCAATTCGCCGTGCCGCTGGCGCCGACGGTGGACGAAGGCTGGGTGCGCGGGATTTTCGCGGCGGCCGGCGTGGAAATCACTTACACGCGCGGCGATTTCAACGATCTGCTGGCCGGGGCCGATCTGGGCGTCATCACCAGCGGCACCGCGACGCTGGAAGCCGCGCTGGCCGGGTTGCCGCACGTGATCGTCTATCGCGGGCACCCGCTCAATTACGCGATCGCCCGGCGGGTGGTGCAGGTGGACAAAATCGGTCTGGCGAATATCATTCTCGGTCGAACGGCGTTCCGCGAACTGATCCAGGACGAGTGTCGACCGGAAATCATCGTCGAGTCGGTGCTGGCGTTGCGGGAGGGGCCGGAACGCGAAGCCGTCCGGCAGGCGTGCGGCGAATTGCGGCGGCTCCTGGCGCCGGGCGAGGTCAGCACACGGGTCGCCGAGCTGGCGTTGTCGATGGCGGCCGAACGGCCGACGGGAAAGACGGTTCATGGCGAATAA